From Candidatus Nucleicultrix amoebiphila FS5, a single genomic window includes:
- the gpmI gene encoding 2,3-bisphosphoglycerate-independent phosphoglycerate mutase — protein MRKKPLVLCILDGWGYRQEADNNSISQAHAPSWQDFLKNSPWTLLDASAQSVGLPNGQMGNSEVGHMTIGSGQVIMQDLPRIDQVIENNELSSLPALNDFIEKLKKSKGTCHLLGLLSPGGVHSHQNHILAFANHIGDQGVRVNIHGFTDGRDTPPMSAKGYLKDFVRKLHPAVKIVTLGGRYFGMDRDNRWDRVARAYGAIIHADGPKVENFLSYLEDNYKSNIGDEFIPPAVYFNYEGVRDGDGLFMANFRADRVRQILSALLNPTFNAFDRNYTPNWAETLGMVEYSDILTPFLRTIFPPVEVKNSLGEIIAEHSLKQLRIAETEKYAHVTFFFNGGREQSFPGEERILIPSPKVSTYDQQPEMSAFEVTKQLINKIKNEAFDFIVVNFANPDMVGHTGNIKASIKAVETIDTCLGQLNEAIKNQDGILIITADHGNVEEMIDSHTHEPLTAHTLNPVPFVIVANDKPSVQLKAGGTLADIAPTILDLMHLPIPENMTGKSLIVSP, from the coding sequence ATGAGAAAAAAACCACTCGTTTTATGTATCCTGGATGGTTGGGGTTATCGACAAGAAGCTGATAACAATAGCATTTCCCAAGCACACGCTCCGTCCTGGCAGGATTTTCTTAAAAACTCTCCATGGACACTTTTGGATGCTTCTGCTCAAAGCGTTGGTCTACCGAATGGACAAATGGGAAATTCAGAAGTGGGGCACATGACGATTGGATCAGGTCAAGTCATTATGCAAGACCTTCCTCGTATCGACCAAGTAATTGAGAATAACGAACTTTCTTCTCTTCCAGCTTTAAACGACTTTATTGAAAAGCTCAAAAAATCAAAGGGGACTTGTCACCTATTGGGGTTGCTATCTCCAGGAGGCGTGCATTCCCACCAAAACCATATACTAGCCTTTGCAAATCACATAGGAGATCAAGGAGTTAGAGTGAATATTCACGGCTTTACTGATGGCCGTGACACACCACCTATGTCGGCAAAGGGATATTTAAAAGACTTTGTTCGTAAACTCCACCCGGCCGTTAAGATTGTCACCCTTGGAGGACGCTACTTTGGAATGGATCGTGATAATCGTTGGGATAGAGTTGCGCGCGCTTATGGCGCGATCATTCACGCCGATGGACCAAAAGTTGAAAATTTTCTGAGTTATCTTGAAGATAATTATAAATCCAATATCGGGGACGAATTTATTCCTCCTGCTGTATACTTTAATTACGAAGGTGTGAGAGATGGAGATGGACTTTTTATGGCAAATTTCAGGGCAGATCGTGTTCGTCAGATTTTATCGGCACTTTTGAATCCTACTTTTAATGCTTTCGATCGTAATTATACTCCTAATTGGGCAGAAACTCTTGGCATGGTGGAATATTCAGATATCTTAACGCCTTTTTTGAGAACAATTTTTCCGCCCGTGGAAGTAAAAAATAGCTTAGGAGAAATAATAGCTGAACATAGTCTAAAACAGCTACGCATTGCGGAAACTGAGAAATATGCCCATGTCACTTTCTTTTTTAATGGCGGTCGTGAGCAATCATTTCCGGGAGAAGAGCGTATTCTTATTCCCTCTCCTAAAGTCTCTACTTATGATCAACAACCCGAAATGTCAGCTTTTGAAGTCACAAAACAATTAATAAATAAGATCAAAAATGAGGCTTTTGACTTTATTGTGGTCAATTTTGCGAACCCGGACATGGTTGGGCATACAGGAAATATAAAGGCTTCAATTAAAGCTGTAGAAACGATCGATACCTGTCTTGGGCAATTAAATGAAGCTATTAAAAATCAAGATGGAATTTTGATCATAACAGCTGATCATGGGAACGTTGAAGAAATGATTGATTCCCATACTCATGAACCTTTAACAGCTCACACTTTAAATCCAGTGCCTTTTGTCATTGTTGCAAACGATAAACCCTCTGTTCAACTCAAAGCAGGCGGGACACTTGCAGATATTGCACCTACTATTCTAGATCTTATGCATTTACCAATCCCTGAAAACATGACTGGAAAATCTTTAATTGTAAGCCCTTAA
- the ftsY gene encoding signal recognition particle-docking protein FtsY yields the protein MAEKKEEKKGWFKRLKEGLSKTSTKLSEGITNIIKKRKLDQNTLDELEELLILSDLGVDTSKNIIEALKKERFNQDISDEELKGFLAEKIEAILKPVEKPITLGKNKKPFVMLIVGVNGSGKTTTIGKLAHYFHNEGHKIRLAACDTFRAAAVEQLQVWAKRINVPIAVASQGADAAGLAFDTLQQSQKNKDDILIIDTAGRLHNKSDLMDELSKIRRVIQKIDETAPHSCLLVLDATVGQNAHMQTEIFLKTTQITGLIMTKLDGTARGGVLVSLAERFKLPVYAIGVGEDIDDLRPFEAKSFARALLGLDGEK from the coding sequence ATGGCCGAAAAAAAAGAAGAAAAAAAAGGTTGGTTTAAACGGCTTAAAGAAGGCTTATCGAAGACCTCCACAAAACTTAGTGAGGGCATTACTAATATTATCAAAAAGCGTAAGCTGGATCAAAACACGTTAGATGAATTAGAAGAACTTCTGATTTTATCCGATCTTGGTGTTGATACATCTAAAAATATTATTGAAGCCTTAAAGAAAGAACGTTTCAATCAAGATATTTCTGATGAAGAGTTAAAAGGATTTTTAGCTGAAAAAATAGAAGCCATCCTCAAACCTGTAGAAAAACCGATTACTTTAGGTAAGAATAAAAAGCCTTTTGTCATGTTGATCGTCGGCGTAAACGGAAGTGGTAAAACAACTACCATTGGCAAATTAGCTCACTATTTCCATAATGAAGGTCACAAGATACGACTTGCAGCCTGTGATACATTTAGAGCTGCTGCTGTTGAGCAACTGCAAGTTTGGGCAAAACGCATTAATGTTCCAATTGCCGTGGCTTCACAAGGTGCCGATGCTGCAGGTCTTGCCTTTGACACCTTACAACAGTCTCAAAAAAATAAGGACGATATTTTAATCATTGATACAGCTGGTCGTCTTCATAATAAATCTGATCTTATGGATGAATTATCAAAGATTCGACGCGTCATTCAAAAGATTGATGAAACAGCCCCACACAGTTGCCTCCTAGTCTTGGATGCGACAGTCGGTCAAAATGCACATATGCAAACTGAGATTTTCTTGAAGACAACACAAATAACAGGGCTTATCATGACGAAATTAGATGGTACTGCTCGTGGTGGCGTCCTGGTTAGTTTAGCTGAGAGATTTAAATTACCAGTTTATGCTATAGGAGTTGGTGAAGATATAGACGACTTAAGACCCTTTGAAGCCAAGAGCTTTGCCCGAGCGCTTTTAGGCCTTGATGGGGAGAAATAA
- the gmk gene encoding guanylate kinase, whose amino-acid sequence MINPIHIKRRGLMLVLSSPSGAGKTTISRQLLKSDKNLMLSVSLTTRKRRPGEVTGRDYKFCSVEEFNKQAEDKKLLEYAKVFDNYYGTPREPVEKALEEGKDVLFDIDWQGTQQLGQVARGDLVTVFILPPTWDELKRRLMLRAQDSQQVVEKRMSKAADEMSHWAEYDYVIINYNFDHSVKQVEAILESERLKRQRQFGLAEFVKGLRQKI is encoded by the coding sequence ATGATCAATCCTATTCATATTAAACGCCGCGGTCTTATGTTAGTACTATCCTCTCCGTCTGGGGCAGGAAAGACAACTATATCAAGACAATTATTAAAATCCGATAAAAATTTAATGCTGTCCGTTTCTCTTACGACGCGTAAACGTAGACCAGGAGAGGTTACTGGACGAGACTATAAATTTTGTTCAGTTGAAGAGTTTAATAAACAAGCAGAAGACAAGAAACTTCTTGAGTATGCAAAGGTCTTCGACAACTATTATGGCACCCCCCGCGAACCTGTTGAAAAAGCGCTTGAAGAAGGAAAGGATGTCCTTTTTGATATCGATTGGCAAGGCACCCAACAACTGGGACAAGTGGCTCGTGGCGATTTAGTCACAGTGTTTATTTTGCCTCCTACTTGGGACGAACTAAAACGCCGATTGATGTTAAGAGCACAAGATTCTCAACAAGTTGTCGAAAAGCGTATGTCTAAGGCTGCTGATGAAATGAGCCACTGGGCGGAATATGACTACGTGATTATTAATTACAATTTTGATCATAGTGTAAAACAAGTTGAAGCTATTCTGGAAAGTGAACGTTTAAAGCGTCAACGCCAGTTTGGGTTAGCAGAGTTTGTCAAAGGGCTAAGACAAAAAATATAA
- a CDS encoding alpha/beta hydrolase codes for MASSEYNYMTTKDGAKIRIAHWSPGSDSNTYYRDDAGRLQPTVLLLQGRASFIEKFDEIVDALLNRGYSVWALDWRGQGVSTRLTENRQKGHIDSYETYITDLNQFLTEYVLPDANGPIIALGQSMGGHLVLRYLHDYPGHISGAILTAPMLDVNTGGYPKGIAKFLAKFTNKIGLGENYIFGHGDFLPTKEPYEDNFLTHDRERFFKLKRLQMEHPHLIIGGVTFGWLDATFESIAKLSQPGYLQDIKVPVLILAAGEEQVVDNSGIQRICDMLPQCHLKVYENARHQILSEVDEILKQFWNDFDHFIDEQILRQPQNRSTEGRLIESAQLTRMERRRPTLSKDINRLKPNF; via the coding sequence ATGGCGTCCTCTGAATATAACTATATGACCACCAAAGATGGTGCAAAAATAAGAATAGCACACTGGTCTCCAGGTTCTGATTCCAATACATATTATAGGGATGACGCAGGAAGGCTTCAGCCTACGGTTTTGCTTTTGCAAGGCAGGGCATCATTTATTGAAAAATTTGATGAAATTGTCGACGCTCTTTTGAATCGTGGATATTCAGTATGGGCTTTAGATTGGCGTGGTCAAGGTGTATCAACACGTTTGACTGAAAATCGTCAGAAAGGCCATATTGACTCATATGAAACCTACATCACAGATTTGAATCAATTCTTGACCGAATATGTTCTACCAGATGCCAATGGGCCTATTATTGCTCTGGGGCAATCCATGGGAGGGCATTTGGTCTTGAGATATTTACATGATTACCCCGGTCATATTAGCGGCGCGATTTTAACAGCACCTATGTTAGACGTTAATACAGGAGGATACCCAAAGGGGATAGCAAAGTTTCTTGCGAAGTTTACAAACAAAATAGGGTTAGGAGAAAATTATATCTTTGGACATGGTGACTTTCTTCCCACAAAAGAACCTTATGAAGACAATTTTCTAACGCATGATCGCGAGCGATTTTTTAAACTAAAGCGTTTGCAGATGGAGCATCCTCATTTGATTATAGGTGGGGTAACTTTTGGATGGCTTGATGCCACTTTTGAATCAATCGCCAAACTTAGTCAACCTGGTTATTTACAGGATATTAAAGTTCCTGTTTTAATTCTTGCTGCAGGGGAAGAGCAAGTCGTTGATAACAGCGGCATTCAAAGAATCTGCGATATGCTGCCTCAGTGTCATTTGAAAGTTTATGAAAATGCGCGTCATCAAATTTTAAGTGAAGTCGATGAAATCTTAAAACAATTCTGGAATGATTTTGATCATTTTATTGACGAACAAATTCTAAGGCAGCCACAAAACAGATCAACGGAAGGGCGGCTCATTGAATCCGCGCAACTTACGCGAATGGAGCGTCGTCGTCCCACGCTCTCTAAGGATATCAACCGCCTTAAGCCCAATTTTTAG
- a CDS encoding S41 family peptidase — protein MTKNSYKKLLMSFQFSVLFTLLAVFMLPACAIKPDIDKKMSAEEASTFYAYVSDRVRREYVEPVDNLKLLEGALNGMLTNLDPHSAYLNPEKFEEINKQTQGRYAGVGLEILVEEGIIKVVSPIEDSPAYKAGIQSNDLIIMIDKEPVFGLSSIEAAKKMWGEPGTAVTLSIRRKDQTAFDVTIKRDIIITKPVKSRIEESNIGYLRLTTFSESSGNDLKKAIVDLQNKLGSKLLGFVLDLRNNAGGLFDSAIEVADIFLNDVEIVSIRGREQKNIIQRNAIKGDLTNGLPLVVLINEGSASSSEIVAGALQDHKRAIIVGTKSWGKGSVQTVYPLTNGGAIKLTTALFYTPSGRSIQKQGIEPDIQVEQKSDLKSLAQDQPFNESSLAKAISTKEPLDKDQSSPQKPDSNQKDESKIIVDNTSLKNVEDFQLLQALNILKAGSLYGGHIKPLKKAS, from the coding sequence GTGACTAAAAATTCCTATAAAAAGCTACTCATGAGTTTTCAATTCTCTGTTCTTTTTACTCTTCTTGCAGTGTTTATGCTGCCTGCATGTGCTATTAAACCTGATATAGACAAAAAGATGTCTGCGGAAGAAGCCTCAACCTTCTATGCGTATGTCTCGGATCGAGTTCGTCGAGAGTATGTTGAGCCCGTAGATAACTTAAAACTTTTAGAAGGTGCTTTAAATGGGATGCTCACAAACCTAGATCCACATTCTGCTTATCTCAACCCTGAGAAATTTGAAGAAATTAACAAACAAACCCAAGGACGCTATGCAGGGGTTGGGTTAGAAATTCTTGTGGAAGAAGGTATCATAAAAGTTGTTTCACCTATTGAAGATTCACCAGCGTACAAGGCAGGAATCCAATCAAACGACTTGATTATCATGATTGATAAAGAACCTGTTTTTGGCTTATCCAGCATTGAAGCCGCAAAGAAAATGTGGGGTGAGCCAGGAACTGCTGTTACACTCAGCATTCGTCGCAAAGATCAAACAGCTTTTGATGTTACTATTAAACGAGATATTATCATCACAAAACCGGTCAAATCCCGTATTGAAGAAAGTAATATTGGGTACCTGCGACTTACAACCTTTAGCGAGTCCTCGGGTAACGACCTTAAAAAAGCAATTGTTGATCTTCAGAATAAGCTCGGTTCAAAGCTTCTTGGTTTTGTTTTAGATTTACGCAATAATGCTGGGGGGCTTTTTGATAGTGCTATTGAAGTTGCAGACATCTTTTTAAATGACGTAGAAATCGTTTCAATTCGTGGCCGTGAACAAAAGAACATCATTCAACGAAATGCTATAAAAGGTGACTTAACGAATGGCCTTCCTTTGGTGGTACTCATCAATGAAGGCTCTGCTTCATCATCAGAAATTGTGGCAGGCGCTCTTCAGGATCATAAACGCGCTATTATTGTAGGCACAAAATCTTGGGGGAAAGGCTCTGTACAGACAGTTTATCCTTTAACAAATGGTGGAGCTATAAAACTGACAACAGCGCTTTTCTATACACCTTCTGGTCGATCTATTCAAAAACAAGGCATCGAACCCGATATTCAAGTAGAACAAAAATCAGATTTAAAATCTCTCGCTCAAGATCAACCTTTTAATGAATCGAGTTTAGCCAAAGCAATTAGCACAAAAGAACCTCTTGATAAAGATCAATCTTCACCACAGAAGCCAGACTCTAATCAAAAGGATGAGTCAAAGATTATTGTAGATAATACTTCTTTAAAAAATGTTGAGGATTTTCAGCTTTTACAGGCCTTAAATATTCTCAAAGCTGGAAGCCTTTATGGTGGTCATATTAAACCTTTAAAAAAGGCCTCTTAG
- a CDS encoding AMP nucleosidase, with protein MVKQTRNTDQYSESEEFFDADQAIQRLKDIYQNSIALIKESFAQLIAGDLTATQPVEACYPHISINIGPEKLDATDATLSYGIVDAPGLYGTTITKPSLFEDYLKEQITLLLKNYGGPILIRRSRRRIPWHFAGLESPDSQFTPEQLKQFRLGFVHPDLKRIDDEVVNHTFEVRERGEFPLALFDAERVDYSLYRLYHYTGTNPKHFQNFIVLTNYQRYMEAFYNYSQEQLIDGHYSSLIEPGDVVKTASKNKEISTNGQPPKHLPQMPTYHLKRSDKNGISFINIGIGPTNAKNITDHLAVLRPHCWLILGHCAGLQRSQILGDYILAHGYVREDGVLDQDLPLWVPVPPIAEVQVALQEAVAQITGLQPHQLKTRMRTGTVVTTCNRNWELRSRELHERFNQSRAIALDMESATTSANGLRFRVPYGTLLCVSDKPVHGEIKLRNMANAFYESRVDQHLKIGLKAVDILRERGTTTLHSRKLRGFNEPPFR; from the coding sequence GTGGTAAAGCAGACTAGGAACACTGATCAATATAGTGAGTCAGAAGAATTTTTTGACGCTGATCAAGCAATTCAAAGACTAAAGGATATTTATCAGAATAGCATTGCTTTGATAAAAGAAAGTTTTGCTCAGTTAATTGCAGGGGATTTAACAGCCACTCAACCTGTGGAAGCTTGTTATCCTCATATTAGTATTAACATTGGGCCTGAAAAACTAGACGCAACAGACGCAACGTTATCCTATGGTATCGTTGATGCACCAGGTCTTTATGGCACAACCATCACAAAACCTAGTCTTTTTGAGGACTATTTAAAAGAACAAATCACCTTATTGCTGAAGAATTATGGAGGCCCTATTCTGATTCGTCGCAGTAGACGTCGTATTCCATGGCATTTTGCAGGCTTAGAGAGTCCTGATAGTCAGTTTACGCCTGAACAATTGAAGCAGTTTCGCTTGGGTTTTGTACATCCTGACTTAAAGCGCATAGATGATGAAGTTGTGAATCATACTTTCGAAGTACGAGAAAGGGGAGAGTTTCCTCTAGCACTTTTTGATGCTGAGCGTGTAGATTATTCTCTTTACCGCCTTTACCATTACACCGGTACAAATCCCAAGCATTTTCAGAATTTTATCGTACTTACCAACTATCAACGCTATATGGAAGCTTTTTACAATTACAGCCAAGAGCAGCTAATAGATGGGCATTACTCCTCTCTTATTGAACCGGGAGATGTCGTAAAAACTGCGAGCAAGAATAAAGAAATATCGACTAATGGTCAGCCTCCTAAACACTTACCACAAATGCCAACTTATCATCTCAAACGTTCGGATAAAAATGGTATTAGCTTTATTAACATAGGAATTGGTCCCACGAATGCCAAGAATATTACTGATCATCTGGCAGTCTTAAGACCTCATTGCTGGCTTATTCTCGGTCATTGCGCAGGCTTACAACGCAGTCAAATCTTAGGCGACTATATTTTAGCTCACGGGTATGTTCGGGAAGACGGCGTACTGGATCAAGATTTACCTCTTTGGGTTCCTGTACCTCCAATTGCTGAAGTACAAGTAGCTTTACAGGAAGCCGTTGCTCAAATTACCGGTCTACAACCGCATCAACTAAAAACTCGCATGCGCACAGGCACTGTTGTGACAACGTGTAATCGCAATTGGGAATTGCGATCTCGCGAACTTCATGAACGCTTTAATCAAAGTCGTGCTATCGCCTTGGATATGGAATCAGCAACGACTTCTGCGAATGGGCTTCGTTTTCGAGTTCCTTATGGAACACTGCTCTGCGTTTCGGATAAACCAGTTCACGGAGAAATTAAGTTACGCAATATGGCTAATGCTTTTTACGAAAGTCGCGTAGATCAACACCTAAAAATTGGGCTTAAGGCGGTTGATATCCTTAGAGAGCGTGGGACGACGACGCTCCATTCGCGTAAGTTGCGCGGATTCAATGAGCCGCCCTTCCGTTGA
- a CDS encoding F-box protein — translation MIKISFFPTLITLLLLLCNSPLLATNDENDFNKSFSHIGLNQNQLEDDRLSTSQQRQVISHHNDENYLEFLSDEVILYLFSFLNPLDIRRVSLSNVRMRGVSQESSLWKHYGIRMRLPLNDAITPLDKETITVQFLLIKASLAVALGEIESHKLILFRIAKKTGKYPQILPIINNAQIHKLTSISQRRKRRKFIEKVADVGCPWALDEKLCGILFGNMGYSQNFKQGKELVRTLFLQNHPWAQEKKLEGLMFRTNGYKRNPRKADRLFAKFIALGNEGALERQLSLHLRSQSQHDKTAKRFVNQWVRINHPWALRKKFEGRMNGTNGFRKKPQSAKAFLAKLADQGIPWALEEQYTSLKYGYNEFEEDVNAAQSFLDQWYQRGHPWAVEKRLTEEFCAFQGLPTSLVAKEFIDSEIDTHFSVKSIKAAGCLFGLFGFRKNKKLASEIISDYNITLFDMTY, via the coding sequence ATGATAAAAATTTCTTTCTTTCCCACGCTGATCACGCTTTTATTATTGCTTTGCAATTCTCCTCTTCTTGCTACAAACGACGAGAATGATTTTAATAAGTCTTTTTCTCATATAGGTCTCAATCAAAATCAACTAGAAGATGATCGCCTCTCCACTTCTCAACAACGTCAAGTGATCTCTCATCATAACGATGAAAATTATTTAGAATTTTTATCCGATGAGGTCATTTTGTATCTATTTTCCTTCCTTAATCCTCTTGATATTCGAAGGGTAAGTCTTAGTAATGTAAGAATGCGCGGTGTTTCTCAAGAATCGAGTTTGTGGAAACATTATGGCATAAGAATGCGTTTACCTTTAAATGACGCTATAACGCCTCTAGATAAAGAAACAATAACAGTTCAATTTCTTTTAATAAAAGCTTCTCTCGCCGTTGCTCTTGGAGAAATTGAGAGTCATAAATTAATACTCTTCAGAATTGCTAAAAAAACAGGGAAATATCCTCAAATTCTACCGATCATCAACAATGCCCAAATTCATAAACTCACAAGCATTTCGCAGAGAAGGAAAAGACGTAAATTCATAGAAAAGGTAGCTGACGTAGGATGTCCTTGGGCTTTAGATGAAAAGCTTTGTGGGATTTTATTTGGAAATATGGGCTACTCCCAAAATTTTAAACAAGGCAAGGAATTGGTAAGAACCTTATTTTTGCAAAACCACCCTTGGGCACAAGAAAAAAAATTGGAAGGACTTATGTTTAGGACGAATGGCTATAAGAGAAATCCAAGAAAAGCTGATCGTCTTTTTGCAAAATTTATAGCACTGGGTAATGAGGGAGCTTTGGAAAGACAGTTAAGTTTACATCTGAGAAGCCAATCACAACACGATAAGACAGCTAAACGCTTTGTCAATCAATGGGTTAGAATCAACCATCCATGGGCTTTACGAAAAAAATTTGAGGGACGAATGAATGGAACAAATGGTTTTAGAAAGAAACCTCAATCTGCAAAAGCGTTTTTAGCTAAACTTGCAGACCAAGGGATTCCTTGGGCATTGGAAGAACAATATACTAGCCTCAAGTACGGATATAATGAATTTGAAGAAGATGTAAACGCCGCCCAATCGTTTTTAGACCAATGGTATCAACGAGGACATCCATGGGCTGTAGAAAAAAGATTAACAGAAGAATTTTGTGCGTTCCAGGGATTACCGACCTCTCTTGTCGCCAAAGAATTTATTGATTCAGAAATTGATACTCATTTCTCGGTTAAAAGCATTAAAGCAGCAGGATGTCTTTTTGGGCTTTTTGGCTTTCGCAAAAATAAGAAATTAGCGTCTGAAATCATTAGTGATTATAATATAACACTCTTTGACATGACTTATTAA
- a CDS encoding L-threonylcarbamoyladenylate synthase, with protein sequence MPEISTDLDLAVHYLKDGALVALPTETVYGVAGDATNDKAVANIFALKKRPEFNPLIIHYPHITFMNQDVEITELAKKLANAFWPGPLTLVLPRRQESKISFLASAGLDTLAVRIPSHPMTLQILRNFGKPVAAPSANPSSKVSPTSAQHVFDSFKNNPLLPLIIDGGACHVGIESTIIDLTVPIPKLLRPGKITAEEIKNLTGIVLENQSHSKSNPKAPGQLKVHYAPHIPLYLNCTAPKKDQALLAFGPHIPKGAAYSLNLSPSGNLNEAATNLFAMIRLLDNDRYASIAVMPIPKEGLGHAINDRLKRAAQE encoded by the coding sequence ATGCCTGAAATATCAACAGATTTAGATTTAGCAGTCCACTATCTAAAGGATGGTGCACTGGTTGCCTTACCAACTGAAACAGTTTACGGTGTTGCAGGTGATGCTACCAATGATAAAGCTGTTGCTAATATATTTGCCCTTAAAAAGCGTCCGGAATTTAATCCTTTGATCATTCACTATCCTCATATCACCTTTATGAATCAAGATGTTGAGATTACAGAACTAGCTAAAAAATTAGCCAATGCGTTTTGGCCAGGTCCTTTAACGTTGGTTTTGCCGAGACGACAGGAATCAAAGATTTCGTTTCTGGCTTCGGCTGGTCTTGATACTCTAGCAGTACGTATTCCCAGCCACCCCATGACTTTACAAATACTGAGAAATTTTGGAAAGCCTGTGGCCGCCCCCAGCGCCAATCCCTCTTCAAAAGTAAGTCCTACCTCTGCTCAACATGTATTTGATAGCTTTAAAAATAATCCTCTCCTTCCTCTGATTATTGATGGCGGCGCTTGCCATGTCGGTATTGAGTCAACCATTATTGATTTAACTGTCCCAATCCCAAAGTTGTTACGACCTGGGAAAATAACAGCAGAGGAAATCAAGAACTTAACAGGAATTGTATTAGAAAATCAAAGTCACTCAAAAAGCAATCCAAAGGCTCCCGGACAACTAAAAGTTCATTATGCCCCCCATATCCCCTTATATCTTAATTGTACGGCTCCCAAAAAGGATCAAGCTCTTCTGGCATTTGGCCCTCATATCCCTAAAGGGGCAGCATACTCGTTAAATTTAAGTCCATCAGGTAATCTCAATGAGGCTGCGACTAATTTATTTGCCATGATAAGGCTATTAGATAATGATCGTTATGCAAGCATTGCGGTTATGCCTATTCCAAAAGAAGGGTTAGGTCACGCAATTAATGATCGTCTTAAGCGGGCAGCACAGGAATAA
- the mtaB gene encoding tRNA (N(6)-L-threonylcarbamoyladenosine(37)-C(2))-methylthiotransferase MtaB, with product MSDKVLNTSKPQIITFGCRLNTYESEVMRDHAEQQSLDNAIIINTCAVTNEAERQARQAIRKARRENPEAYIIVTGCSVQINPEFYATMPEVDRVLGNHEKMQKKHFYRQVSDKVHVTDIMEIKETANHLISGFENRSRAFIQIQNGCNHRCTFCTIPYGRGNNRSVPMGEISQQIATLLENDCQEIVFTGVDITDYGKDLPGFPTLGQMTKRVLKQHPSLTRLRLTSLDPSEVEETLFDIIASENRLMPHFHISLQAGDNMILKRMKRRHLREDVINFCNKIRSLKSDAVFGADIIAGFPTETEEMFQNSLKLVEECNITYLHVFPYSAKKDTPAARMPQVPGDLIKERAQRLRALGKIQLDKFLKSRLGLEETILMEANLRGRTNHYAPAKIIETPAKEGQILKAKVVDIKDQTLIIKG from the coding sequence ATGAGTGATAAAGTATTAAATACATCTAAGCCACAAATTATAACTTTTGGGTGTCGCCTTAACACCTATGAGTCAGAAGTCATGCGCGATCATGCAGAACAACAGAGTCTTGATAATGCTATTATTATAAATACTTGTGCTGTCACAAATGAAGCGGAACGGCAAGCTCGACAAGCTATTCGAAAAGCACGTCGCGAAAACCCTGAAGCTTATATCATTGTGACTGGGTGTAGCGTTCAAATCAATCCAGAGTTCTATGCCACAATGCCCGAGGTAGACCGGGTCTTAGGCAATCATGAGAAAATGCAGAAAAAACACTTTTATCGTCAAGTCTCCGATAAGGTGCATGTAACCGATATCATGGAAATTAAAGAAACCGCAAATCATCTCATTTCTGGCTTTGAAAATCGCAGTCGCGCTTTTATTCAAATCCAAAACGGCTGTAATCATCGTTGCACCTTTTGCACCATTCCTTATGGTCGCGGTAACAACCGTAGCGTCCCCATGGGAGAAATTAGTCAGCAAATCGCCACATTGCTAGAAAACGATTGTCAAGAAATTGTGTTTACTGGCGTCGATATAACAGACTATGGCAAAGACTTACCTGGCTTTCCAACCTTGGGACAGATGACTAAAAGAGTTTTAAAACAGCACCCTTCCCTAACACGTTTACGTCTCACTTCCCTTGATCCCAGCGAAGTTGAAGAAACGCTTTTTGACATCATTGCCAGTGAGAATCGTCTCATGCCTCATTTTCATATTAGCCTGCAGGCTGGAGATAATATGATTTTAAAACGCATGAAAAGACGTCACTTAAGAGAAGATGTGATCAATTTTTGTAATAAAATTAGATCATTAAAGTCGGATGCAGTTTTTGGGGCTGATATTATCGCTGGATTTCCTACAGAAACAGAAGAAATGTTTCAAAATTCTCTGAAATTAGTCGAAGAGTGTAATATTACTTATCTTCACGTTTTTCCCTATTCCGCTAAAAAAGACACACCTGCTGCGCGCATGCCACAAGTTCCTGGAGACTTAATTAAGGAAAGAGCACAACGACTACGCGCACTCGGCAAAATTCAATTGGACAAATTTTTAAAAAGTAGATTAGGCCTTGAAGAAACCATTTTGATGGAAGCAAATCTTCGAGGACGCACAAATCATTATGCTCCCGCAAAAATTATTGAAACTCCTGCTAAAGAAGGGCAAATTCTAAAAGCCAAAGTCGTCGATATTAAAGATCAGACACTCATCATAAAAGGATAA